The Actinomadura sp. WMMB 499 genome includes a window with the following:
- a CDS encoding glycerophosphodiester phosphodiesterase family protein has protein sequence MRMWRKAAVGGCAAAVLAGGMAGGIAVPAEAGERDRGRHGERFDLQAHRGGLGLVAESTTAAFANALRLGVSTLELDVQITQDRHAVVTHDRRVSGSKCEDTGPAFPGDPEYPYVGKYVKDLTLRQVWTLDCGSLTHPGHPAQRPVPGARMPLLSEVFGLVHRYRAYGVKLNIETKVEAGAPEETAPREQFVRITAHEVRRARMLRQVTIQSFDWGALMRMREVEPRLELVALTNYDFLQTGQPGRSPWLGGIDIDDFGGDPLRAIKSFGASTFSPVHGFPQDGTVTDPGYRPYVTGAMVDRAHRLGLKVVPWTINDAATMHKLIDDGVDGIITDRPDRLRAVMADRGLRLPKRYEARWPHRRTDVRTG, from the coding sequence ATGAGGATGTGGCGCAAAGCGGCGGTGGGCGGCTGCGCGGCGGCCGTCCTGGCGGGCGGGATGGCCGGCGGCATCGCCGTTCCGGCCGAGGCCGGCGAGCGGGACCGCGGCCGGCACGGCGAGCGGTTCGACCTGCAGGCCCACCGGGGCGGGCTCGGGCTGGTCGCGGAGAGCACGACGGCGGCGTTCGCCAACGCGCTGCGGCTCGGGGTGTCCACGCTGGAGCTGGACGTGCAGATCACCCAGGACCGGCACGCGGTCGTCACCCACGACCGGCGGGTCAGCGGGAGCAAGTGCGAGGACACCGGCCCCGCGTTCCCCGGCGACCCCGAGTACCCGTACGTCGGCAAGTACGTCAAGGACCTGACGCTGCGGCAGGTGTGGACGCTGGACTGCGGCTCGCTGACACATCCGGGGCACCCGGCGCAGCGGCCCGTCCCGGGGGCGCGGATGCCGCTGCTCAGCGAGGTGTTCGGCCTCGTGCACCGGTACCGGGCCTACGGGGTGAAGCTCAACATCGAGACCAAGGTCGAGGCGGGGGCGCCGGAGGAGACGGCGCCGCGCGAGCAGTTCGTGCGGATCACCGCGCACGAGGTGCGCCGCGCCCGGATGCTGCGGCAGGTGACGATCCAGAGCTTCGACTGGGGCGCCCTGATGCGGATGCGCGAGGTGGAGCCCCGGCTGGAACTGGTGGCGCTCACCAACTACGACTTCCTCCAGACCGGGCAGCCCGGACGGTCGCCGTGGCTGGGCGGCATCGACATCGACGACTTCGGCGGCGACCCGCTCAGGGCGATCAAGTCGTTCGGCGCGTCCACGTTCTCGCCGGTGCACGGCTTCCCGCAGGACGGGACGGTCACCGACCCCGGCTACCGGCCCTACGTGACCGGGGCGATGGTGGACCGGGCGCACCGGCTGGGGCTCAAGGTGGTGCCGTGGACGATCAACGACGCGGCCACCATGCACAAGCTCATCGACGACGGTGTGGACGGCATCATCACCGACCGCCCGGACCGGCTCCGCGCGGTGATGGCCGACCGCGGCCTCAGGCTCCCGAAGCGCTACGAGGCCCGGTGGCCGCACCGCCGGACGGACGTCCGCACCGGCTGA
- a CDS encoding Fur family transcriptional regulator, translated as MTASQPPSTAQELRGAGLRVTAARVALLETVRAGDHLGVEALASGVRERVGHISLQAVYEALHALTAAGLVRRIEPAGSPARFEGRVGDNHHHLVCRKCGSVKDVDCAVGHPPCLDPVDHAGYLVDEADVTFWGICPRCQAAA; from the coding sequence ATGACCGCATCCCAGCCACCGTCCACCGCCCAGGAGCTGCGCGGTGCCGGCCTGCGGGTGACGGCCGCCCGGGTCGCGCTGCTCGAGACCGTCCGGGCCGGCGATCACCTCGGCGTCGAGGCGCTCGCCTCGGGCGTCCGCGAGCGCGTGGGCCACATCAGCCTGCAGGCCGTCTACGAGGCGCTGCACGCGCTCACCGCGGCGGGGCTCGTGCGCCGCATCGAACCCGCCGGGAGCCCCGCCCGGTTCGAGGGACGCGTCGGCGACAACCACCACCACCTGGTGTGCCGCAAGTGCGGGTCGGTCAAGGACGTCGACTGCGCCGTCGGCCACCCGCCGTGCCTGGACCCCGTGGACCACGCCGGATACCTGGTCGACGAGGCCGACGTCACGTTCTGGGGCATCTGCCCCAGGTGCCAGGCCGCCGCCTGA
- the katG gene encoding catalase/peroxidase HPI, giving the protein MADNNASDTSASEGGCPVVHRAAHPTQGGGNRGWWPDRLNLKLLAKNPAVANPMGEDFDYAAAFKSLDLPAVKQDIAAALTDSQDWWPADYGHYGPLMIRMAWHSAGTYRVSDGRGGAGAGQQRFAPLNSWPDNASLDKARRVLWPVKKKYGNKISWADLMVLAGNVALESMGFKTFGFAGGREDAWEAEEDVFWGPETGWLDDERYSGERDLEKPLAAVQMGLIYVNPEGPNGNPDPIAAARDIRETFGRMAMNDEETVALIAGGHTFGKAHGAAPADDAIGPEPEGAPLEEQGLGWKSTHGSGKGRDSHTSGLEVTWTPTPTKWDNSFFETLFGYEWELTKSPAGANQWRPKDGAGANTVPDPEDGTLNRQPEMLTTDLSLRFDPIYEPISRRFLENPDEFADAFARAWFKLTHRDMGPVARYLGPEVPTETLVWQDPVPAVDHELVDAADIAALKARLLDSGLPVSQLVATAWASAASFRGSDKRGGANGARIRLEPQRGWQVNDPDNLATALRTLEGVQEAFNAEQTGGKRISLADVIVLGGCAAVEAAAKAAGHDIEVPFTPGRTDASQEQTDVESFEVMEPTHDGFRNFLMKGNRLPGEFLLIDRANLLTLSTPEMTVLLGGLRVLNVNHGQSSLGVLTDTPGKLTNDFFVNLLDMGTVWKPVDEESETFEGRDAAGNVKWTGSRADLVFGSNSELRAVAEVYASDDAREKFVQDFVAAWDKVMNLDRYELA; this is encoded by the coding sequence ATGGCCGACAACAACGCCTCCGACACCAGCGCGAGCGAGGGCGGCTGCCCCGTCGTGCACCGTGCCGCGCACCCGACGCAGGGCGGCGGCAACCGCGGCTGGTGGCCGGACCGGCTCAACCTGAAGCTGCTCGCCAAGAACCCCGCCGTGGCCAACCCGATGGGCGAGGACTTCGACTACGCCGCGGCGTTCAAGAGCCTCGACCTCCCGGCCGTGAAGCAGGACATCGCCGCCGCCCTCACCGACTCGCAGGACTGGTGGCCGGCCGACTACGGGCACTACGGCCCGCTGATGATCCGGATGGCGTGGCACAGCGCCGGCACCTACCGCGTCAGCGACGGCCGGGGCGGCGCCGGGGCGGGCCAGCAGCGTTTCGCGCCGCTCAACAGCTGGCCGGACAACGCGAGCCTCGACAAGGCCCGGCGCGTCCTGTGGCCGGTGAAGAAGAAGTACGGCAACAAGATCTCGTGGGCCGACCTGATGGTCCTGGCCGGCAACGTCGCGCTGGAGTCGATGGGCTTCAAGACGTTCGGCTTCGCGGGCGGCCGCGAGGACGCCTGGGAGGCGGAGGAGGACGTCTTCTGGGGCCCGGAGACCGGCTGGCTCGACGACGAGCGCTACAGCGGCGAGCGCGACCTGGAGAAGCCCCTCGCCGCGGTGCAGATGGGCCTCATCTACGTCAACCCGGAGGGCCCGAACGGCAACCCGGACCCGATCGCCGCGGCCCGCGACATCCGCGAGACGTTCGGCCGCATGGCGATGAACGACGAGGAGACCGTCGCGCTGATCGCGGGCGGGCACACCTTCGGCAAGGCGCACGGCGCCGCCCCGGCCGACGACGCCATCGGCCCGGAGCCCGAGGGCGCCCCGCTGGAGGAGCAGGGCCTCGGCTGGAAGAGCACGCACGGCTCCGGCAAGGGCCGCGACTCCCACACCAGCGGCCTCGAGGTCACCTGGACGCCCACCCCGACCAAGTGGGACAACAGCTTCTTCGAGACCCTCTTCGGCTACGAGTGGGAGCTGACGAAGAGCCCCGCCGGGGCGAACCAGTGGCGGCCCAAGGACGGCGCGGGCGCCAACACCGTGCCCGACCCGGAGGACGGCACGCTGAACCGGCAGCCGGAGATGCTGACGACCGACCTGTCGCTGCGCTTCGACCCGATCTACGAGCCGATCTCGCGGCGCTTCCTCGAGAACCCGGACGAGTTCGCGGACGCCTTCGCCCGCGCGTGGTTCAAGCTGACCCACCGCGACATGGGCCCGGTCGCCCGCTACCTCGGCCCCGAGGTCCCGACCGAGACGCTCGTGTGGCAGGACCCCGTCCCGGCGGTGGACCACGAGCTCGTCGACGCCGCGGACATCGCCGCGCTCAAGGCCCGGCTGCTCGACTCCGGCCTGCCGGTCTCGCAGCTGGTCGCCACCGCGTGGGCGTCGGCCGCGTCGTTCCGCGGCTCCGACAAGCGCGGCGGCGCCAACGGCGCGCGGATCCGGCTCGAGCCGCAGCGCGGCTGGCAGGTCAACGACCCGGACAACCTCGCGACCGCGCTCCGCACCCTCGAGGGCGTCCAGGAGGCGTTCAACGCCGAGCAGACCGGCGGCAAGCGGATCTCCCTGGCCGACGTGATCGTGCTCGGCGGCTGCGCCGCCGTCGAGGCGGCCGCCAAGGCCGCCGGCCACGACATCGAGGTGCCCTTCACCCCGGGCCGGACGGACGCGTCGCAGGAGCAGACCGACGTCGAGTCCTTCGAGGTGATGGAGCCCACGCACGACGGGTTCCGCAACTTCCTCATGAAGGGCAACCGGCTCCCGGGCGAGTTCCTCCTCATCGACCGGGCGAACCTGCTCACCCTGAGCACGCCCGAGATGACGGTCCTGCTCGGCGGCCTGCGCGTCCTGAACGTGAACCACGGCCAGTCGTCCCTGGGCGTCCTCACCGACACCCCCGGGAAGCTGACCAACGACTTCTTCGTCAACCTGCTCGACATGGGCACCGTGTGGAAGCCGGTGGACGAGGAGTCGGAGACGTTCGAGGGCCGCGACGCCGCGGGGAACGTCAAGTGGACCGGCAGCCGCGCCGACCTCGTCTTCGGCTCGAACTCCGAGCTGCGGGCGGTCGCGGAGGTCTACGCGAGCGACGACGCGCGCGAGAAGTTCGTCCAGGACTTCGTCGCCGCGTGGGACAAGGTCATGAACCTCGACCGGTACGAGCTCGCCTGA
- a CDS encoding Fur family transcriptional regulator — MLRGSALRVTRPRTAVLSAVRAHPHADTDTIIGAVRRRLPKVSHQAVYDSLRTLTAAGLVRRIQPSGSVARYELRVGDNHHHLVCRDCGAIADVDCAVGEAPCLTASDDLGFTVDEAEVVFWGLCSDCSTADSS, encoded by the coding sequence ATGCTGCGCGGGTCCGCGCTGCGCGTGACCCGTCCCCGGACGGCCGTGCTGAGCGCGGTGCGGGCGCATCCGCACGCGGACACCGACACGATCATCGGGGCCGTGCGCAGGCGCCTCCCGAAGGTCTCCCACCAGGCCGTGTACGACTCGTTGCGCACGCTGACCGCCGCGGGACTGGTGCGGCGCATCCAGCCGTCCGGCTCCGTGGCGCGCTACGAGTTGCGGGTCGGGGACAACCACCACCACCTCGTGTGCCGGGACTGCGGTGCCATCGCCGACGTCGACTGCGCCGTCGGCGAGGCGCCGTGCCTGACCGCGTCGGACGATCTCGGCTTCACGGTCGACGAGGCCGAGGTCGTCTTCTGGGGGCTGTGCTCCGACTGCTCGACCGCAGACAGTTCCTGA
- a CDS encoding SDR family oxidoreductase, producing the protein MMISRPASPRRRVPDMRLSTLRGMGETAIITGAAGGIGAAAARRLAAAGARCVLVDRDPGVSDMAAAIGGTALVGDLTDPELSERAVAEAGDGLRLLVLNAGTNCADKDPATLDLDRYRAVVGVNQHSVTYGLRAALPVLRRGGGGSIVVTASLAALHGVEQDPIYTMTKHAVIGLVRALSGPLSREGIRLSAVCPGLVDTPLTAGARDRFQAAGIPMLSADEVAAAIEETLRSGEPGTELVVHPGRPPVRYVQAPIP; encoded by the coding sequence ATGATGATCTCCCGCCCGGCGAGCCCCCGCCGCCGCGTGCCCGACATGCGGCTGAGTACGCTGCGCGGCATGGGCGAAACAGCGATCATCACGGGAGCGGCGGGCGGCATCGGCGCGGCGGCGGCCCGGCGGCTGGCCGCGGCAGGCGCCCGGTGCGTCCTCGTCGACCGCGACCCCGGGGTGTCCGACATGGCCGCCGCCATCGGCGGCACCGCGCTGGTGGGCGACCTGACCGACCCCGAACTGTCGGAGCGCGCCGTCGCGGAGGCGGGCGACGGGCTCCGCCTGCTCGTCCTCAACGCCGGGACGAACTGCGCCGACAAGGACCCGGCGACGCTCGACCTCGACCGCTACCGGGCGGTCGTCGGGGTGAACCAGCACTCGGTCACCTACGGGCTGCGGGCGGCGCTCCCGGTGCTGCGCCGTGGCGGCGGCGGCTCGATCGTGGTCACCGCGTCGCTCGCCGCGCTGCACGGCGTCGAACAGGACCCGATCTACACGATGACCAAGCACGCGGTCATCGGCCTGGTCCGCGCGCTGTCCGGCCCGCTGTCGCGCGAGGGGATCCGGCTGTCCGCCGTCTGCCCCGGACTCGTCGACACCCCGCTCACCGCGGGCGCGCGCGACCGCTTCCAGGCCGCGGGCATCCCGATGCTCAGCGCCGACGAGGTCGCCGCCGCCATCGAGGAGACGCTCCGCAGTGGCGAGCCCGGCACGGAACTGGTCGTCCATCCGGGCCGGCCTCCCGTGCGTTACGTCCAGGCCCCGATCCCTTAA
- a CDS encoding APC family permease, with protein sequence MLGAGIFAALAPAARAAGPGLLLGLALAGAVAYCNATSSARLAARYPASGGTYVYGRERLGEFWGYLAGWAFVVGKTASCAAMALTAGRYVWPDHGHAVAVAAVVTLTAVNYLGVHKSALLTRAIVAVVLAVLAAVVAAVLTSGETDAARLGPGTDAGAGGVLQAAGILFFAFAGYARIATLGEEVRDPARTIPRAIPIALGIVLAVYAAVAVAALAVLGGGGLARTDAPLAAAVEAAGLAGLAPVVRAGAAVAALGALLALILGVSRTTLAMARDRHLPRALAAVHPRFGVPHRAELAVGAVVAVAAATADLRAVIGFSSFGVLLYYAIANAAAWTLAPDEGRPPRIVPVLGLAGCLALAFALPFMSVIAGMGVLAAGAFWYMLRRFAG encoded by the coding sequence ATGCTCGGCGCGGGCATCTTCGCGGCGCTCGCCCCGGCCGCCCGCGCGGCCGGGCCGGGGCTGCTGCTCGGGCTCGCGCTGGCCGGGGCGGTCGCGTACTGCAACGCGACCTCGTCGGCGCGGCTGGCCGCACGGTACCCGGCGTCCGGCGGCACCTATGTCTACGGCCGCGAACGGCTCGGCGAGTTCTGGGGCTACCTGGCCGGGTGGGCGTTCGTCGTCGGCAAGACCGCCTCGTGCGCGGCGATGGCCCTGACCGCCGGCCGCTACGTCTGGCCCGACCACGGGCACGCGGTCGCGGTCGCGGCGGTCGTCACGCTGACCGCGGTGAACTACCTCGGCGTGCACAAGTCCGCCCTGCTCACCCGCGCGATCGTCGCGGTCGTCCTGGCGGTGCTGGCCGCCGTGGTCGCGGCGGTCCTGACCTCCGGCGAGACGGACGCCGCCCGCCTCGGTCCCGGCACGGACGCCGGCGCGGGCGGGGTGCTGCAGGCCGCCGGGATCCTGTTCTTCGCGTTCGCCGGGTACGCGCGCATCGCCACTCTCGGCGAGGAGGTCCGCGACCCCGCGCGCACCATCCCCCGCGCGATCCCGATCGCGCTGGGCATCGTCCTCGCGGTGTACGCGGCGGTCGCCGTCGCGGCGCTGGCGGTGCTGGGCGGCGGCGGTCTCGCGCGGACGGACGCGCCGCTGGCGGCGGCCGTCGAGGCGGCGGGGCTCGCGGGCCTCGCGCCGGTCGTCCGCGCCGGTGCGGCCGTCGCCGCGCTCGGCGCGCTGCTCGCGCTGATCCTCGGCGTCTCGCGGACCACCCTGGCGATGGCCCGCGACCGGCACCTGCCGCGCGCGCTCGCCGCCGTCCACCCCCGGTTCGGCGTCCCGCACCGGGCCGAGCTCGCGGTCGGCGCCGTCGTCGCGGTGGCCGCCGCGACCGCCGACCTCCGCGCGGTCATCGGGTTCTCGTCCTTCGGGGTGCTGCTGTACTACGCGATCGCGAACGCCGCCGCGTGGACGCTCGCACCGGACGAGGGGCGGCCGCCGCGGATCGTCCCCGTGCTCGGCCTCGCGGGCTGCCTGGCACTCGCGTTCGCTCTCCCGTTCATGTCCGTGATCGCGGGTATGGGAGTGCTGGCGGCGGGCGCTTTCTGGTACATGCTCCGGCGGTTTGCGGGCTGA
- a CDS encoding sodium:alanine symporter family protein: MESIEDFLSDVSSFVWGPWLLIPLLLLTGLYLTILLRGIQFRHFKLAFWLAFIKRSDDPGSEGDIAHYQALTTALAATVGVGNIAGVATAIALGGPGAVFWMWCTGLVGMATKYSEAFLGVRFRRKDAAGEQSGGPMHYLREGIKGRLGWFLGGFFAIAGVFASFGIGNMVQANTVTSNVEAEWGLHTWITGIVLTLVSAAVIVGGIKVIGRITAAFVPIMIVLYILGALGVLAFNLGELPGAVGLIFSDAFSGTAATGGFVGAGIAAAIQYGVARGIFSNESGLGTGGIAAAAAKTTHPVRQALVSMTQTFIDTLVVVSFTALAIIVTDAWKIGGEAEAATFTAYAFDEGLPGDWGSVIVTLGVLFFASSTILGWSYYGERCTEYLFGRQAVPLYRVVFIGMIYVGSVSTITAVWNFSDVMNGLMALPNLVGLLILSPLVLRETRAYFKRGPQEEPSEALKT; the protein is encoded by the coding sequence ATGGAGTCGATCGAGGACTTCCTATCCGACGTGAGCAGCTTCGTCTGGGGACCGTGGCTGCTCATTCCGCTACTACTGCTGACCGGGCTCTATCTCACGATCTTGCTGCGGGGCATCCAGTTCCGGCACTTCAAGCTCGCCTTCTGGCTCGCGTTCATCAAGCGCAGCGACGACCCCGGCAGCGAGGGCGACATCGCCCACTACCAGGCGCTGACGACGGCGCTGGCCGCCACGGTGGGCGTCGGGAACATCGCGGGCGTCGCGACCGCGATCGCCCTCGGTGGTCCGGGCGCGGTGTTCTGGATGTGGTGCACGGGCCTGGTCGGGATGGCGACCAAGTACAGCGAGGCGTTCCTCGGGGTCCGCTTCCGGCGCAAGGACGCGGCGGGCGAGCAGAGCGGCGGCCCCATGCACTACCTGCGCGAGGGGATCAAGGGCCGGCTCGGCTGGTTCCTCGGCGGGTTCTTCGCCATCGCGGGCGTTTTCGCCTCGTTCGGCATCGGCAACATGGTCCAGGCCAACACCGTGACCAGCAACGTCGAGGCCGAGTGGGGCCTGCACACCTGGATCACCGGGATCGTGCTCACGCTCGTCTCCGCCGCGGTGATCGTCGGCGGCATCAAGGTGATCGGCCGGATCACCGCGGCGTTCGTCCCGATCATGATCGTCCTCTACATCCTCGGCGCGCTCGGCGTCCTGGCGTTCAACCTCGGCGAGCTGCCCGGCGCGGTCGGCCTCATCTTCTCCGACGCCTTCTCGGGCACGGCGGCCACCGGCGGCTTCGTCGGCGCGGGCATCGCGGCGGCGATCCAGTACGGCGTCGCGCGCGGGATCTTCTCCAACGAGTCCGGCCTGGGCACCGGGGGCATCGCCGCGGCGGCCGCCAAGACCACGCACCCGGTGCGGCAGGCGCTCGTGTCGATGACCCAGACCTTCATCGACACCCTGGTCGTCGTCAGCTTCACCGCGCTGGCGATCATCGTGACGGACGCCTGGAAGATCGGCGGCGAGGCCGAGGCCGCCACCTTCACCGCGTACGCCTTCGACGAGGGGCTGCCGGGCGACTGGGGCAGCGTCATCGTCACGCTCGGGGTGCTGTTCTTCGCCTCCTCCACCATCCTCGGGTGGTCGTACTACGGCGAGCGCTGCACGGAGTACCTGTTCGGCCGCCAGGCCGTCCCCCTGTACCGCGTGGTCTTCATCGGGATGATCTACGTGGGGTCGGTCTCCACGATCACCGCGGTGTGGAACTTCTCCGACGTGATGAACGGGCTGATGGCACTGCCCAACCTCGTGGGCCTGCTCATCCTGAGCCCGCTCGTCCTGCGGGAGACCCGCGCCTACTTCAAGCGCGGGCCGCAGGAGGAGCCGTCCGAGGCGCTGAAGACCTGA
- a CDS encoding DJ-1/PfpI family protein, translated as MNIVYVLYPGFTALDLVGPYEVISRWPDARVHFLATSPRPVRADVGLTVVPSCTPETAPRPDVIVVPGGGETASLDAAADPALIGWIRRAAPHADRLASACTGAFLYAAAGLLEGRRATTHWGMRENLRAMGVDVVAERVVFDGPVVTGAGVSAGIDMALALTAEVHGERTAKALQLLIEYDPQPPFDSGSPDTASASTLRTAARMLLGDRPFATVRRVTGHLLTARRRRPVR; from the coding sequence GTGAACATCGTCTACGTGCTCTATCCCGGGTTCACGGCCCTCGACCTCGTCGGCCCCTACGAGGTGATCAGCCGCTGGCCGGACGCCCGCGTGCACTTCCTCGCGACGTCCCCGCGCCCCGTCCGCGCGGACGTCGGGCTCACGGTCGTCCCCTCCTGCACGCCCGAGACGGCCCCGCGCCCGGACGTCATCGTCGTTCCCGGCGGCGGCGAGACCGCCTCCCTCGATGCCGCCGCCGATCCCGCGCTCATCGGCTGGATCCGCCGCGCGGCCCCGCACGCCGACCGGCTGGCCTCCGCCTGCACCGGCGCCTTCCTCTACGCCGCCGCGGGCCTCCTCGAAGGCCGCCGCGCCACCACGCACTGGGGCATGCGCGAGAACCTCCGCGCGATGGGCGTCGACGTGGTCGCCGAGCGCGTCGTCTTCGACGGCCCCGTCGTCACCGGCGCGGGCGTCTCGGCCGGTATCGACATGGCGCTGGCGCTGACCGCCGAGGTCCACGGGGAGCGGACGGCCAAGGCGCTGCAGCTGCTCATCGAGTACGACCCGCAGCCGCCGTTCGACAGCGGCTCCCCGGACACCGCGTCCGCCTCCACCCTGCGCACGGCCGCGCGCATGCTCCTCGGCGACAGGCCGTTCGCCACCGTCCGCCGGGTCACCGGCCACCTGCTCACCGCCCGTCGCCGCCGCCCGGTCCGCTGA
- a CDS encoding MCE family protein, translated as MKQPRIVINLVFFAALGVILAIWAVRSIISIDALERPYHVTVQFATSPGLRADQEVTHLGVHVGTVGGVELRAGHVDVRLDLDRGTDVPAGVGARVLRKSAIGEPYIELTPPSRPGGDDLSDGDRIPVARTESTVDYQQLFAGLNDTLRAVDPRDAQTLVHEAAAGLEGRGTSINAIIGDSHQLTRTLAADAGTLDALAVELTRLTSTLADRRQPLASGVNDLATVTATIRREREHLETVLDDGPGAIAGVNDLLQKSRPGLGCLLTAAAAPSPPLLTASNSAKIRHVLESVPTLNALVTDITARDATGPYLRVTPVITVGGSNAPTEYADPRPHPKPAELTLCAPPGGSSGGESGDGDERDAADRAASGSRSTPGANPAMSSRPVDAADEPSGGGFPLWPPVLGALVLLAVAARTLRTVRARKQK; from the coding sequence ATGAAGCAGCCCCGCATCGTCATCAACCTCGTGTTCTTCGCCGCCCTCGGCGTCATCCTCGCGATCTGGGCCGTCCGCAGCATCATCAGCATCGACGCCCTCGAACGCCCGTACCACGTGACCGTCCAGTTCGCGACGTCCCCCGGGCTCCGCGCCGACCAGGAGGTCACGCACCTCGGCGTCCACGTCGGCACCGTCGGCGGCGTCGAACTGCGCGCCGGGCACGTCGACGTCCGGCTCGACCTCGACCGCGGGACGGACGTCCCCGCCGGTGTCGGCGCCCGCGTCCTGCGCAAGTCGGCGATCGGCGAACCGTACATCGAGCTGACCCCGCCGTCCCGTCCGGGCGGCGACGACCTGAGCGACGGCGACCGGATCCCCGTCGCCCGCACCGAGTCGACCGTCGACTACCAGCAGCTGTTCGCCGGGCTCAACGACACGCTCCGCGCCGTCGACCCCCGCGACGCGCAGACGCTCGTGCACGAGGCCGCCGCCGGGCTGGAGGGGCGCGGCACCTCCATCAACGCGATCATCGGCGACTCGCACCAGCTCACCAGGACGCTCGCCGCCGACGCCGGAACGCTCGACGCCCTCGCGGTCGAACTCACCCGGCTCACCTCGACCCTCGCCGACCGCCGCCAGCCGCTCGCCTCGGGCGTCAACGACCTCGCGACCGTCACCGCGACGATCCGCCGCGAGCGCGAACACCTCGAGACCGTCCTCGACGACGGCCCCGGCGCGATCGCCGGCGTCAACGACCTCCTGCAGAAGTCCCGCCCCGGCCTCGGCTGCCTGCTGACCGCCGCGGCCGCCCCGTCCCCGCCCCTGCTCACCGCGTCGAACTCGGCGAAGATCCGGCACGTCCTCGAGAGCGTCCCGACCCTGAACGCCCTCGTCACCGACATCACCGCCCGCGACGCCACCGGCCCCTACCTGCGCGTGACGCCCGTCATCACCGTCGGCGGCAGCAACGCCCCGACCGAGTACGCCGACCCGCGCCCCCATCCGAAGCCGGCCGAACTGACCCTGTGCGCCCCGCCCGGCGGGTCGTCCGGCGGGGAGTCCGGCGACGGGGACGAACGGGACGCCGCCGACCGTGCGGCGTCCGGGTCGCGGTCCACGCCCGGCGCGAACCCCGCGATGTCGTCGCGCCCGGTCGACGCGGCGGACGAGCCGTCCGGCGGCGGGTTCCCCCTGTGGCCGCCGGTGCTGGGCGCGCTCGTCCTGCTGGCCGTCGCCGCCCGCACCCTGCGTACCGTGCGGGCCCGCAAGCAGAAATGA
- a CDS encoding MCE family protein, with amino-acid sequence MITRAALALVLLLTACGCTLQTIGAPQGDMRLTAKFDDVQSLVVGHSVQISDIRVGTVVGVELSGHRAEVTMSLKDDVRVPVGTTAAIAKTSLLGENYVRLQPPDGASAGPFLASGAAIDRTTVQPDLEQISARLGPLLAALGGQEISTISRESATALGGRGQRLNVLIKKAAETSDSYAAASADLGRAMDDLARLGHSLRAGSDTIDALPGNIALATERLQNDRAQVKRAVQELTKLGKSVNSNVQVRHAERLATLLKRADSLLAAAVRGGDDLKELANAVLGFLRGPSVSHSGQALLFLWIKGFLPQPGTTAHTTQRQPWHLMGPRP; translated from the coding sequence ATGATCACGCGAGCCGCACTGGCGCTCGTCCTGCTCCTCACCGCCTGCGGGTGCACCCTGCAGACCATCGGCGCCCCGCAGGGCGACATGCGCCTCACCGCGAAGTTCGACGACGTGCAGAGCCTCGTCGTCGGGCACAGCGTGCAGATCTCCGACATCCGCGTCGGCACCGTCGTCGGCGTCGAACTGTCCGGGCACCGGGCCGAGGTCACGATGTCGCTCAAGGACGACGTCCGGGTGCCCGTCGGCACCACGGCGGCGATCGCGAAGACGTCCCTGCTCGGCGAGAACTACGTGCGGCTGCAGCCGCCCGACGGCGCGAGCGCCGGGCCGTTCCTGGCGTCCGGCGCGGCGATCGACCGGACGACCGTGCAGCCGGACCTCGAGCAGATCAGCGCCCGCCTCGGCCCCCTCCTCGCCGCGCTCGGCGGCCAGGAGATCTCCACGATCTCCCGCGAGTCGGCCACCGCCCTCGGCGGCCGGGGGCAGCGGCTCAACGTCCTCATCAAGAAGGCCGCCGAGACGTCCGACTCCTACGCCGCCGCCAGCGCCGACCTCGGCCGCGCCATGGACGACCTCGCCCGGCTCGGCCACTCGCTCCGCGCCGGCAGCGACACCATCGACGCACTGCCGGGCAACATCGCGCTCGCCACCGAACGCCTGCAGAACGACCGGGCGCAGGTGAAACGGGCCGTCCAGGAGCTGACGAAGCTGGGCAAGTCGGTCAACAGCAACGTGCAGGTCCGGCACGCCGAACGCCTCGCCACGCTCCTCAAGCGCGCCGACAGCCTGCTCGCCGCCGCCGTCCGGGGCGGCGACGACCTCAAGGAACTCGCCAACGCCGTCCTGGGGTTCCTGCGCGGGCCCTCCGTCTCGCACAGCGGGCAGGCACTGCTGTTCCTGTGGATCAAGGGCTTCCTCCCGCAGCCCGGCACCACCGCCCACACCACCCAGCGGCAGCCGTGGCACCTGATGGGACCCCGCCCATGA